A region of the Deltaproteobacteria bacterium genome:
CGGGTGCGACCGCGAACTCCAGTACCGCCCCGACATCCTGCCGGTACGCTACCAGCCGCAGCCGCCGGACCTCGCCGCCGGCCTCATCTTGCCGCATGAGCGTCAACAACGCCTCCTCGGCCGCGGCGGCGAGACGGTCCCCCATGGCCGCGGTCCAACCGCTTGCGGACGCGAAATTGTCGAGAAACTCCCGGATCTTCGGGAGGGCGGCGATGCCCAGCTCGCACTCGAACCGCCTTCTGCGTGGTTCGGTCAAATCCATGAACGCGCTCATGAGAATGGCCGCCAGACCGCCGGCGGTCATCCCGTTGCGGAAGAGACCGCCCGCGAACCCGGCGACATACTCCGGAAACACCACGCCGTTCTGGAACCCGACCCCGATCCAAAAGGCGACGCCCACCACCAGTCCCTTGCGGTAGTCCATGCCGTCCTGGAGGACCATCTTCATGCCGATCACGAACAGCATGGCGACGATCACGATCAAGTAGGCTGCCACCACCGGGGCCGGGATCGCCACCACCAGGGCAAGAGCCTTGGGAAGGAAAGCCAAGGCCATCAGGATGACGCCCGCGGCCACCCCGAGGCTGCGGGCGGCCACGCCGGTGAGCTCGGCCACCGACACGGCGGTGGTGTAGGCGGTGTTCGGCACCGTGCCGGCGAGGCCGGACACCAGGTTGCCGATGCCGTCCACGGCGGCCGCGCCCTGAACCGCCCGGAAATCCACCGCCCGGGGACGGCGCCACGACGTGCGCTGGGCGGCGATGGAGCTGCTGATGGTGCGGATGGAGCCGATCAGCGCCACCAGCAGGAACGCCGGAAGGAGCGCCCAGAACGCCGGCCCGAAGTCGAAGGCAAGTCCCGGCCATTGGCCGTTGGGCAGGCCGACCCACGACGCCGCCGCGACGGGGCCCATGTCGTAGATCCCGAAGGGCGCCGCGACCACGGCGCCGCAGGCGACGCCGACGACCGGCGCCCACAGCCGCAGCGCCCCGCTCGCCTTGAGCGAAGCGCCGAGAATCACCAGCACCGTCACGACGGCGGTCACCGGAGCGGCGGCCGCCGGACTCCCCTCCGGCACGTCCGAGAGCATCTTGAAGACGACCGGCATCACCGTCACGGGTATCAGCATGATCACCGTCCCCGAGACGGTGGGCGTCATGATCCGCCGGAACAGCGACAGCCGCGCGGAAAGGACCAACTGGAAGAGCGCCGCGACCACGACCAGGGTAGCGAGCAGCCCCGGACCGCCTTCGGCCGCTGCGGTGATGCAGACCGCGATGAAGGCCCCGGAACTGCCCATCATGAGCACTTGGCCCATGCCGAACCGGCCGAGCCGGGCCGTCTGCAATACGGTGGCGGCCCCGCAGATGAGGGTGGCGGCGAACACGGCCCAGGCCAGATGGACCTCCGCGGCATTCGCGGCCCGCATCACTACCGTGGGGATCAGGATGGTAACGGTGGCGCTGATGACCGCGAGTTGCAGACCGAGGCCCAGGGAGACCGCGGCCGGAGGGCTTTCGTGGGGCTCGTAGCGGATGCCGGTGGTAGTCAAGAAGGTGCCTCGTTGTCGGTCTGTTCACCAAAATATCCCCACGGGCGCACGGATTCAATCCGGCTCCTGTCGCTATGGAGGTTTGTCGGGTACAGTGAGGCGATAAGGATCCGCTCAACGGAGGCGAGAAACCATGTCCGAGGACTACAACCTGCTCGGGGCGCCCGAATCCATGCGCGCCGCGCTCGCCCGCTACGCCGATACCCTGAAGGAGCTTGCCGGGGACAACGCGCGCTCGCTGACGCTGTTCGGCGCCGTCGCCGCCGGCACCTTCAACCCGCGCTCGCACACGGCGCGGAGCGTCTTCGTGGTGGGCGCCGTGGAACTCGAGATGCTGCGGAGGCTGGCGCGGCAGGGGCCGCGCCTGGGGAAGGCGCGCATCGCCGCGCCCCTGATCATGACGCCGGAGTACATCGAAGCGTCCCTGGACACCTTCCCGCTGGAGTTCCTGGAGATCGCCCAGCGCCGCATTTGCGTGTTCGGGGAGGACTACTTCCTGGACCTCTCCCTCAAGCCCGAAGACGTGAGACACCAGTGCGAACGGGAGATCAAGACCATCCAGATCGGCATGCGGCAGGCGCTGCTGGCGGCGGCGGGGCGGGACAAGGCGCTGACCACGGTGGAGGTGGATGTGGGAGAACGCCTGCTGCGGTCGTTGCGCGGATTGTTGTGGCTCCACGGCGATGGCGAGCCCAGGACGGCGCTGGACACGGTGGCGGCCGTCGAGAGCGGCCTCCAGCAAGCGCTGCCCGGTGTTCGCGGCGCCGTTGACGACCGCGGCCGTCACGAGTGGGAAGAGTTCAAGACCCTCTACGCCGACATCGACGTGCTCAGGACACACGTCAATGCGTGGTAGCGCCGGTCTCCTTGCCGGTTCGGGGCTGCTCGCATTGCTGGCCCTGTCGGCTTCACTCGCCGCGCCGGCCGGCGCGGCCGTCACGGTGAAGGATCCGGGCGCCTACGTCGTCGACACCGCCAACCTCATCGACGCCGCCACCGAACGCCGGATGGAGAACTGGCTGCGGGAGTTGGAACGGAAGACCACCGCGCAAGTCAAGGTCCTGACCGTGCCCACCACCGACGGAGAAGACTTCTTCGGCTTCGTGCAACGCCACGCGGAGGCGTGGAAGCTGGGCCGCAGGGGCAAGGACAACGGCGCACTCATCGCCCTGGCACTTAAGGAACGAAGGGTGCGGGTGCACACGGGCTACGGGCTCGAAGGGATACTGCCCGACTCCTGGGCGGGTACGGCTTCGCGCCGGGTGGCCGCGGATTTCTTCCGGGCGGGAAAATACGCCGAAGGGCTGCTGGCCCTCACGGTGGCCACGGCCAACCGGGTGGCGGACGCGGCGCGCGTGAAGCTCACCGGAGCGCCCGACTACCGGATCCGCGGCGGCCGGCGCGTCACCGGCACGGGCATCGGCGGCTCGCTGGTGCCGCTGCTGCTGGTGCTGTTCTTCCTGGGCTCGCTGCGGCGCCGGCGCCATCTCACGTCGTGGGGCGGGCGCGGCGCGGCCTCCGGCTTCCTCATGGGAGCCGTGCTGGGAAGCCTTCTCGGCGGCGGTTCCCGGTCCTGGGGTGCAACCGGCGGTGGTCTCGGAGGAGGCTTCGGCGGTGGTTTCGGGGGCGGGTTCGGCGGGTCGTTCGGGGGTGGGGGCGGTTTTGGCGGAGGCGGCGGGGGAGCCGGGTGGTGAGTGCCGGGCCGGCGAGTGGGCCTGGAGCAGGGTACGGAGGGTTTGAGACCCGCGTTGGCTTGACGGCGCAAAGGATCGTGCATACCTCTTGAAGGAAGGGGGAAATGCCTTGAACGCGTTGAAAATTCTGCTTATCGCTCTGGCCGTCGTGGTGGGCATGGCTTTGCTGGCGGGCGGCTGCGTCCTGAACGGCTACAACCGCGCCATCACCCTGGACGAGGGAGTCAAGAACCAGTGGGCGCAGGTGGAGAACCAGCTCCAGCGCCGCTTCGAGCTGATTCCCAACCTGGTGGAGACCGTCAAGGGCGTGGCCGGGCAGGAGGAGAAAATCTACCTGGGCGTGGCCAACGCGCGGAAAGCCTATTTCCAGGCCTCTACGGTCAACCAGAAAGCCCAGGCCGCCGTCGGCTTCGAACGCGCGCTCTCGCGGTTGCTCGTCTTGCGCGAGCAATACCCCCAACTCAAGTCCAACCAGAACTTCCTCAAGCTCCAGGACCAGCTCGAAGGCACCGAGAACCGCCTGGCGGTGGAACGAAAGCGTTTCAACGACGCCGTCACCGCAGTCAACACATTCGTGAGGAAGCTGCCCGGCCGCTTCTACGCCGGCCTCGCGGGAGTGGAGAAGGCCGAATACTTCGAAGTGGAGGACGCCGCCAGGGAAACGCCCCGGGTCAGCTTTTGAGAATACCAGAAATTTGACTTATCTAACTTTTTTGGTTATATTGGAGCCAGAAACAATTTCGAAGGGAGAAGAAATTGGAAGTCTGGCTGGTCATCGCTATCTCCATCGCCGTCAGCCTCGCCATCGCGTCGTTGCTGGAATACTGATTCCGGCGGCGACCTCCATTGAGTGACCGCGCGCGGCGCTACAGCGGCTCCACGCGCGCGGCGCAGAACTTGTACTCCGGAATTTTTCCGTAAGGGTCCAGGGCCGGGTTGGTCAGCAGGTTCACAGCCGCCTCGGCAAAGCAGAACGGGATGAACACGCAGCCGTCGGGGACGGCGCTGTCGGCGCGCGCCTTGATGTCGATGACGCCGCGGCGGGTGGATACACGGACGAACTCCCCCGGCGACACGCCGAGGCGGCGCAGTTCCCCGGGTGAAAGGTTCGCCACTGCCTCGGGTTCGAGCTCGTCGAGCACGCTGGCGCGCCGGGTAATGGCGCCGGTGTGCCAGTGCTCCAGTTGACGGCCCGTGCTGAGGATCATGGGGAACGACTCGTCGGGCTGCTCGTCGGGCGGGATGATGTCCACGGGCACGAGCTTGCCGCGTCCGCTGGCGGTGGGGAAACCGTCGCCGAACACGACATCCAAACCGGGCTCATCCGGCGCCGGGCACGGGTAGGTCACGGAGCTTTCCCGTTCCACCCGCTCCCAGGTGATGTGGTCGAGGGACGGCATGACCTGCTTCATCTCCGCGAAGACGTCCGCCGGACCGCTGTAGCTCCAGTCGAGGCCCATGCGGCGCGCGATCTCCTGGATGATCCACCAGTCCTGGCGTACCCCGGCCGGCGGCTCCAGCGCGGCCCGCCCCATCTGCACCTGGCGGTTGCTGTTGGTGACCGTGCCGTCCTTCTCGGGCCAGGCCGAGGCCGGCAGCACCACGTCGGCGTGGAACGCCGTCTCGGTGAGGAATATCTCCTGAACCACCAGGTGCTCGAGCCCGGCCAGTGCCTCGCGCGCGTGCCGCACGTCGGGGTCGGACATGGCCGGGTTCTCGCCCATGATGTACATGCCCTTGATCCGGCCCGCGTGCACGGCGTCCACGATCTCCATCACCGTAAGGCCCCGTTGCGGGTCCAGCGCCGTGTTCCAGACTTCCTCGAAACGCCGCCGCACCGCTTCTTGCTCCACCGAGCGGTAGTCGGGAAAGAACATGGGAATGAGGCCGGCATCGGAGGCCCCCTGGACGTTGTTCTGGCCGCGCAGCGGATGGAGACCGGTGCCGGGCCGTCCCACCTGCCCGGTGACCAGCGCCAGCGCGATGAGGCAGCGGGCATTGTCGGTGCCGTGGATGTGCTGGGAGATGCCCATGCCCCAGAAGATGATGGCGGCCCCGGCGCCGGCGTAGAGCCGGGCCACCGCGCGCACGGTGCCGGCGTCGATGCCGCAGACCTCCGCCATGGCCTCGGGCGTGAACTCCGCCACGTGCCGCTTCAGTTCTTCGAAGCCTTCCGTGTGGGCCGCCACGTAGTCCCGGTCGTAGAGCCCTTCGCCGATGATGACGTTGAGCAGTGCGTTGAGCAGGGCCACGTCCGTGCCGGGCTTGAACTGGAGCATCCGGGTGGCGTGGCGCCGCAGGGCCTGGCCCCGAGGGTCCATGACGATCAGCTCGGCGCCGCGCTTGGCCGCCTGCTTGAAGTAGGTGGCCGCCACCGGATGGTTCTCGGTGGGGTTGGCGCCGATGACGATGACGACGTCCGACTCCTCGCAGGCGGTGAAGGGCGCGGTCACCGCGGCGGAGCCGATGCCTTCCATGAGCGCGGCCACGGAGGACGCGTGGCATAGCCGGGTGCAGTGGTCGACGTTGTTGGTGCCGAAACCCGTGCGCACGAGCTTCTGCACCAGGTAGGCCTCCTCGTTGGATCCCTTGGCCGAGCCGTAGGCCGCCAAAGCGTCGCCGCCGTCCCGGTCGCGGACCTGCCGCAACCCGGCGGCCGCCGCGTCCAGGGCCTCCTCCCAGGAGGCCTCGCGGAAGTGGGTGTACGGGTTGGCCGGATCGATATCCGCCGCCGCGTCCTTGGGCGCGTCCTCGCGGCGGATCAACGGCGCCGTCAGCCGGTGCGGATGCGTCACGTAGTCGAAGCCGAAACGCCCCTTGACGCATAGCCGGCCGCGGTTGGACGGCCCGGTGCGTCCCCGCACCGCGACAATGGAATTGCCCTTGACCCGGTAGTCGATCTGGCAGCCCACGCCGCAGTAGGGACAGACGCTGGGCACCTCCGCGAGGTCCTCGCGCTTGTCCACGCCGTCCGCGTCCACCAGCGACGCGGGCATGAGCGCGCCGGTGGGGCAAGCCTGCACGCATTCCCCGCAGGCCACGCAGGTGCTGTCGCCCATGGGGTCGTCGAAGTCGAAGACGATCTTGGCGCCGGCGCCGCGGTGGGCCATGCCGATGACGTCGTTCACCTGCACCTCGCGGCAGGCGCGCACGCACAGGTTGCAGTGGATGCAGGCGTCGAGGGCCACGCGCATGGCCGGATGGCTCGCGTCCGCGGCCGGCGCCGCGCGCGCCGGGAAGCGGCTTTCGCTCACGTCCATCCGCTCGGCCCACTGCCACAGGCGCGAGCCGGCGTCATGGGCGGTCTCCCTGGCGGGCTGGTCCGCCACCAGCAGTTCCATGACCATGCGCCGCGCGCTGCGGGCGCGTTCGCTGTCCGTATGCACCTTCATGCCCGGAGCCGGGCGGCGGATGCACGAGGCCGCCAGCACGCGCTCGCCCTCCACCTCCACCATGCACGCGCGGCAGTTGCCGTCGGGCCGGTAGCCGGGCTGCGGGTCGTAGCACAGGTGCGGCAGCACCGTGCCGTGGCGCTCGGCCGCCTGCCAAAGGGTCTCGCCCGGGGCGGCTTCCACCTCGCGCCCGTCGAGGGTGAAACGCACGGGCTCGCTCACGACAGATCCTCCCCGAAGTAGCGGTAGGCGCAGCGCACCGAGTTGGGCGCCGCCTGTCCGAGGCCGCAGATGGAGGCGTCGGCCATGGCGGCGCCCAGGGCCTCCAGCAAGGGCTCGTCCCACGACGGCCGCTCCATCAGCGCCACCGCCTTCTCCGTGCCCACGCGGCAGGGCGTGCACTGGCCGCAGCTCTCGTGCTTGAAGAAGCGCATGAGGTTGCGCACCACGGCTTTCACCTCATCCTGGTCGCTCAGCACCACCACGCCGTGGGAGCCGACGAAGCAACCCTGTTCGTCCAGAGGGCCGAACTTGAGCGGGATGTCGGCCATGGAGGCGGGCAGCAGGCCGCCCGAGGCGCCGCCGGGGAGGTAGCCCTTGAAGCGGTGACCGGAAGCCATGCCGCCGCAGTGCTCGTCGATCAGCTCGCGCGCGGTGATGCCGGCGGGGGCGATCTTCACGCCCGGTTGCGCCACCCGGCCCGACACCGACCAGGCGTGGAGGCCGGCGCCGCCGTTGCGGCCCTGGGCGGTGTACCACTCCGGCCCCTTCTCCAGGATGTCCCGGACCCAGTACAGGGTCTCGACGTTCTGCACCAGCGTCGGACGGCCGAACAGCCCCGTCTCGGCCACGTACGGCGGCCGGTGCCGCGGCAGGCCACGCTTGCCCTCGATGCTCTCGATCATGGCCGACTCTTCGCCGCAGATGTAGGCGCCGGCGCCCCGGCGCAGGACCAACTCCACGTGCGCGGCCATCCCCGCTTCCCGGAGCCGGGGCAGCTCCCGAGACAGGATTTCCCTGACCTCGGCGTATTCGTCCCGCAGGTAGATGTAGGCCGTTTCCGCTTCCACCGCCCAGGCGGCGACCAACAGGCCCTCCAGGAACCGGTGCGGGTCGCCCTCCATGAAATAACGGTCCTTGAACGTGCCGGGCTCGCCCTCGTCCGCGTTCACGGTCATGAGCCGCGGGCCGGGATAGCCGCGCACGATCTGCCACTTGCGCCCGGTGGGAAAGCCCGCGCCGCCGAGACCCTGGAGGCCCGAAACCGTCACCTGCTCCACAACGTGTTCACGGCTCCGTGTGCCGTCGAGGCACTCCTTCAGGAGCGTATAGCCGCCCTCCGCAACGTATGCGTCGCAGGCCTTGTAGGCCGGTATCACCGGTTCCGTCTCCCCACCCCGGACCAAGGCCGTCACCGAGTCCACGTTCGCGCTCTCCACGTAGCGCCGCCCCACCCGCGCCACGGGCGCGCGGTCGCAGCCGCCCATGCACGGTGCCGGCAGCACGCGCGCGCCGTCGCCGAGCGCCCGCGGCAGGTCGGCCAGGAGCCCTTGCGAACCCATCATCTCGCACACGACACCGTCGCACACGCGCACGGTCGGATCCGCCGGCGGCGCCGAACCGTCCCGGTCCACGTCGAAATGCGCATAGAAGGTCGCCACCTCGTAGACTTCGGCCAAGGCCAGACGCATCTCATCCGCCAGCGCCGCAAGATGGGAGCCGGACAGGACATGGTAGCGGTCCTGAATCGCGTGCAGGAACTCGATCAGGAGGTCCCGCCGCCGCGGCCGGTCCCTTAGCAACGCGCGCACCTGCTCCAGCGCGTCCGGATCGATCTGGCGTCCTCTCGGACGGTTCCGCCCTCCCCTCCGGCCGGCACCCGGGTGCCTGCGCCACCGCGGCGGCTCGTGCGTTTCGGCCATCTTCTCAGGCTTCCCGGTTCGACATCCGTGAACGGCGCGCTGTGCGCTTGCTCACCGACTCTCCTTCTCGAGGCGCTCGATCAGCGCCGCCACCTCGTCGAGACGCGCGCGGGCTTCCGCCGCCGACCGGGCCACCTGATCCGCCGCGGCCCCGTCATGCACCGCGTCCTCCAGCGTCGTCACGGCGATACCAAACACTTTCAGCAGACGGCGCACTTCATCGCTTGGCATCAAACAGCCCCTCCTGGTGGATGGCGCCCGTCATGAGGCACACCCGCTCAGTCCCAACGCCCTACGCTTGGCCTCGGACACGCGGCCATCCTCCTCCCATTCGCGGGCGCTGTAATAGTCCCGGATCATCTCTCGCAGCTCGTCCCGGGTGAGCCGTGTCCCCTGGGCCACGCCCGCGGTCAGGGATTCCGTCAGCACTCGTGGCGGCAGCGCGTCGTCCTCGGGCCGCCAGCCCTCGCGCTCGTTGAAACAGCGCTTGAGGGTGTGAATGCGCTCCGCCGCCAGACGCAGCTCGGCCGCGCTGTAGTCCCAGCCCGTGACCTTCGCCAGCAGGTCCGCGGCCTCGGCGTAGAAGTCCTGGAAGCAGTTGCGCAGGAACTTGCAGACGATGAGCGAGTCCAGCGCCGCGGCGAAGTCTTCCGAGGCCGCCACCAGCGCACCCCGGGGCGGCGCGGAGTCGAGGCGGTCCACCTTGCCGGAGAAATCCGCCTCGTAGGCACCGGAGCGGTTGTGGCACGCGCCGCGCGGACTCACCGCCAGCCCCAGGGCCATGGTCTTGAGGCTCCGAGGCTCGTAGCCCGGCAGTTCCAGCCCCTTCACTTGCATGGCCCAGTCCAGCGAACCGCCGCCCAGGGCGAGCGCGGCGCGCCGGGAACCCTCTGCAAGAAGATCGCCCACCCCCCGGCGCTCCGCGATGGCCGGTATCGCGTCCAGCACCGCCTCCGCCGCGCCGAAGCGCAAGCCGCCGGCCTCCGGCAGGAGCCCCCGCTCCGCGCACTCCATGGCCCATGCCAAAGTGCCGCCGGTGCTGATGCTGTCGAGGCCGTATGCGTCGCACAGGCGCGCGGCCTCCAGCACGGCGTCGCGGTCATCGAGGCCGCATAGCGGCCCCAGGGCGAACAGGGTCTCGTACTCCATGCGCTGCTCGCCGCCCGACGATGCCTTGAACAGCCTCTCGCAGCGAATGGTGCAGGACGCGCACCCGTTGCGCCGGCTGAAGCTGGTTTCGGTCAGGCTCTCGCCGCTCAACGCGTCGGCGGCGTCGAAGGTGGGCTGCCGGAAGTTGCGCGCGGGCAGCGCGCCGAGCCGGTCGAACACCGCCAGGTTGGCCACCGTGCCCACCTCGCGGTATTTGGCGGTGTGAGTCCCCAGGCTCCGCCGGCGCAGCGCGGCGGCGGCGGCCGCCACCCCTTCGGGGTCCGCCACCTCGACATGCCTGCCGCCGCACAGCGCGACGGCTTTGAGGTTCTTGGAACCCATGACCGCGCCCACGCCGCCCCTGCCCGCGTGCCGGCCCTCGTTGCTGATGGTGGCGAAACGCACGAGGTTCTCCCCCGCCGGCCCCACCGCCGCTACCCGTACCGCGGCACCCTCCAGCTCGGCGCGCACCGCGTTCTCCGTATCCGCCGCGCTCTTGCCCCAGAGATGGCGCGCGTCGCGCAACTCCACGCCGTCGTCCCCGACGAGCAGGCACACGGGCTCCGGCGCCCGGCCGGCGACCACCAGCGCGTCGACGCCCACCGCCTTGAGCGCCAGCGCGAAGAAGCTGGACGAGAGCGAATCCGCGATGAAACCGGTCAAGGGCGACTTCGTCACCACCGCGTACTTGGCCGTGGTGGTGAGCCCGGTGCCCGCCAGCGGCGCACTGGCGAAGACGAGGGGGTTCTCCGGCGCCAGGGGCTCCACGCCCGGCGGCGCGAAGTCGTAGAGCAGGCTGGTGCCCAGGCCGATGCCGCCGACAAAGGCGCGCAAACGCTCCGCCCCGATCTCACGCCAATAGTGGCGGCCCGAGTCGAGGTCCACGTGAAGGAGCCGGCCGTGAAACCCGTGCACCGTCATCCTCCGGCGTCGCTGGACATGAGCAGCACGCGGTCGCCCGGCGCCACCCGGCGGCTGCCGTCGCGCACGAAGTCGCGGCCGTTGAGGTTGCACACGTGGCCGGCGGTGAGGCCGTCCGCCGCCTCGGTCAGGACCGGACCCACCAGCACGGGCAGCTTCCGCGCCAGCGCGGACCACACGTGGGCCAGGGTGGCCGATTCGGGGAGGTCCACGGACACACGGCCGGTGCGGGCGCGCAGGCGCGCGACCCCGAACAGCTCCACCTCGCATCGGCCGGCGGCGGGACGCGCCGCGACCTCCGTGGCCGGCCGCCAGCGCGCCAAGGCGCGCTCGTAGTCGTCCGGAGTGTTCATGTTGAAGAAGCTCCAACCGTCCGGATCCAAGGCGCGGATCTCGTCCTCCTCCACCTTCAGGGTGCGCACCTTGTCGAAGAGGAAGACCGGGCGCAGCTCGCCGCGCTCGAGTTGCCGCTCCAGCAACGGCAGCACCGAGCGCCGGTACACCGCGTGGAGCGGCTGGAGGCGCCCCTCCCAGTGCGGCACCACCACGTCGTGCCCCGGCAGCCGGGCGGCCAAGTGCGAGACCAAGGGAAGACTGAGGAACGGCACGTCGCACGAGGTCACGAAGGCGGCCGCGCTCCGGCACTCCCGGAGGCCGTAGCAGAGGCCGCCCACCGGCCCCTGATACGCTACCTCGTCGCGCACGAGCGTTACCGGGAGTTCCGGCAACTCCTGCCCGTGCGCGGCCACCAGCACGATATCCGGGAACAGGGTCGCAAGCCCGCGGATCACGAGCTTCACCAAGGGCTCTTCCCCGAAGGACAGCATGGCCTTGGGCCGGCCCATGCGACTGCTCTTGCCGCCCGCCAGAACGATGGCGGAACCGACCTTGTCCAATTCACCGGTCATGCTTCATCTCTTGCCGAGCCCCGGCGGAATTCTCCGCCACGCGACCCTCTCACCGGAATGATTCCACAGCGGTTCGATGAGCACAAGAACGGCGCTTTGGGAAGACACATGAGCCGAAGAAAGGACGTCGAGTCCGAGGAAGCTCAGCTTGCCCGAACATGGTTGAGACCGGTTCCGGCAAGGTAGCCAAGCCAGACGGCGATCAGGCAGACCGCGACGGAGAGAACGACGTTGCCGGCCGCGGGCACCCATTGGCCATCGCGCAGAAGCTGGAGCGTCTGCAAGCTGAACGCCGAGAAGGTCGTGTAGCCGCCGCAGAAGCCCACCATGATGAACGCGCGAGCCTCGGGCCCGGGCGCCCATGGATGGTCGAGGGAACCGCTCAACGGTGCAACCACGCCGATGATGAACGAACCCGTCACGTTGACGAGCAAGGTGCCCCAGGGGAATGCGTCGCCGAACCGCTCCGAAACCAGGCTGGTGCACCAATAGCGTCCAACACCGCCGATGGCGCTGCCGAGCGCGATCCACAGGTAGGTCATACGCCGGATCGTGAACGAGAGTCAGTGTCCGATGGCCCAGGGGCGGCGTGCGC
Encoded here:
- a CDS encoding purine/pyrimidine permease — translated: MTTTGIRYEPHESPPAAVSLGLGLQLAVISATVTILIPTVVMRAANAAEVHLAWAVFAATLICGAATVLQTARLGRFGMGQVLMMGSSGAFIAVCITAAAEGGPGLLATLVVVAALFQLVLSARLSLFRRIMTPTVSGTVIMLIPVTVMPVVFKMLSDVPEGSPAAAAPVTAVVTVLVILGASLKASGALRLWAPVVGVACGAVVAAPFGIYDMGPVAAASWVGLPNGQWPGLAFDFGPAFWALLPAFLLVALIGSIRTISSSIAAQRTSWRRPRAVDFRAVQGAAAVDGIGNLVSGLAGTVPNTAYTTAVSVAELTGVAARSLGVAAGVILMALAFLPKALALVVAIPAPVVAAYLIVIVAMLFVIGMKMVLQDGMDYRKGLVVGVAFWIGVGFQNGVVFPEYVAGFAGGLFRNGMTAGGLAAILMSAFMDLTEPRRRRFECELGIAALPKIREFLDNFASASGWTAAMGDRLAAAAEEALLTLMRQDEAGGEVRRLRLVAYRQDVGAVLEFAVAPGGENLQDRMALLAEHAGDGPNESEMSLRLLRHVAAWVRHQQYHDTDILTVRVEAPPPMRDG
- a CDS encoding TPM domain-containing protein, with amino-acid sequence MRGSAGLLAGSGLLALLALSASLAAPAGAAVTVKDPGAYVVDTANLIDAATERRMENWLRELERKTTAQVKVLTVPTTDGEDFFGFVQRHAEAWKLGRRGKDNGALIALALKERRVRVHTGYGLEGILPDSWAGTASRRVAADFFRAGKYAEGLLALTVATANRVADAARVKLTGAPDYRIRGGRRVTGTGIGGSLVPLLLVLFFLGSLRRRRHLTSWGGRGAASGFLMGAVLGSLLGGGSRSWGATGGGLGGGFGGGFGGGFGGSFGGGGGFGGGGGGAGW
- a CDS encoding LemA family protein; amino-acid sequence: MNALKILLIALAVVVGMALLAGGCVLNGYNRAITLDEGVKNQWAQVENQLQRRFELIPNLVETVKGVAGQEEKIYLGVANARKAYFQASTVNQKAQAAVGFERALSRLLVLREQYPQLKSNQNFLKLQDQLEGTENRLAVERKRFNDAVTAVNTFVRKLPGRFYAGLAGVEKAEYFEVEDAARETPRVSF
- the fdhF gene encoding formate dehydrogenase subunit alpha; its protein translation is MSEPVRFTLDGREVEAAPGETLWQAAERHGTVLPHLCYDPQPGYRPDGNCRACMVEVEGERVLAASCIRRPAPGMKVHTDSERARSARRMVMELLVADQPARETAHDAGSRLWQWAERMDVSESRFPARAAPAADASHPAMRVALDACIHCNLCVRACREVQVNDVIGMAHRGAGAKIVFDFDDPMGDSTCVACGECVQACPTGALMPASLVDADGVDKREDLAEVPSVCPYCGVGCQIDYRVKGNSIVAVRGRTGPSNRGRLCVKGRFGFDYVTHPHRLTAPLIRREDAPKDAAADIDPANPYTHFREASWEEALDAAAAGLRQVRDRDGGDALAAYGSAKGSNEEAYLVQKLVRTGFGTNNVDHCTRLCHASSVAALMEGIGSAAVTAPFTACEESDVVIVIGANPTENHPVAATYFKQAAKRGAELIVMDPRGQALRRHATRMLQFKPGTDVALLNALLNVIIGEGLYDRDYVAAHTEGFEELKRHVAEFTPEAMAEVCGIDAGTVRAVARLYAGAGAAIIFWGMGISQHIHGTDNARCLIALALVTGQVGRPGTGLHPLRGQNNVQGASDAGLIPMFFPDYRSVEQEAVRRRFEEVWNTALDPQRGLTVMEIVDAVHAGRIKGMYIMGENPAMSDPDVRHAREALAGLEHLVVQEIFLTETAFHADVVLPASAWPEKDGTVTNSNRQVQMGRAALEPPAGVRQDWWIIQEIARRMGLDWSYSGPADVFAEMKQVMPSLDHITWERVERESSVTYPCPAPDEPGLDVVFGDGFPTASGRGKLVPVDIIPPDEQPDESFPMILSTGRQLEHWHTGAITRRASVLDELEPEAVANLSPGELRRLGVSPGEFVRVSTRRGVIDIKARADSAVPDGCVFIPFCFAEAAVNLLTNPALDPYGKIPEYKFCAARVEPL
- a CDS encoding NAD(P)H-dependent oxidoreductase subunit E, with protein sequence MAETHEPPRWRRHPGAGRRGGRNRPRGRQIDPDALEQVRALLRDRPRRRDLLIEFLHAIQDRYHVLSGSHLAALADEMRLALAEVYEVATFYAHFDVDRDGSAPPADPTVRVCDGVVCEMMGSQGLLADLPRALGDGARVLPAPCMGGCDRAPVARVGRRYVESANVDSVTALVRGGETEPVIPAYKACDAYVAEGGYTLLKECLDGTRSREHVVEQVTVSGLQGLGGAGFPTGRKWQIVRGYPGPRLMTVNADEGEPGTFKDRYFMEGDPHRFLEGLLVAAWAVEAETAYIYLRDEYAEVREILSRELPRLREAGMAAHVELVLRRGAGAYICGEESAMIESIEGKRGLPRHRPPYVAETGLFGRPTLVQNVETLYWVRDILEKGPEWYTAQGRNGGAGLHAWSVSGRVAQPGVKIAPAGITARELIDEHCGGMASGHRFKGYLPGGASGGLLPASMADIPLKFGPLDEQGCFVGSHGVVVLSDQDEVKAVVRNLMRFFKHESCGQCTPCRVGTEKAVALMERPSWDEPLLEALGAAMADASICGLGQAAPNSVRCAYRYFGEDLS
- a CDS encoding aldehyde ferredoxin oxidoreductase family protein, which produces MTVHGFHGRLLHVDLDSGRHYWREIGAERLRAFVGGIGLGTSLLYDFAPPGVEPLAPENPLVFASAPLAGTGLTTTAKYAVVTKSPLTGFIADSLSSSFFALALKAVGVDALVVAGRAPEPVCLLVGDDGVELRDARHLWGKSAADTENAVRAELEGAAVRVAAVGPAGENLVRFATISNEGRHAGRGGVGAVMGSKNLKAVALCGGRHVEVADPEGVAAAAAALRRRSLGTHTAKYREVGTVANLAVFDRLGALPARNFRQPTFDAADALSGESLTETSFSRRNGCASCTIRCERLFKASSGGEQRMEYETLFALGPLCGLDDRDAVLEAARLCDAYGLDSISTGGTLAWAMECAERGLLPEAGGLRFGAAEAVLDAIPAIAERRGVGDLLAEGSRRAALALGGGSLDWAMQVKGLELPGYEPRSLKTMALGLAVSPRGACHNRSGAYEADFSGKVDRLDSAPPRGALVAASEDFAAALDSLIVCKFLRNCFQDFYAEAADLLAKVTGWDYSAAELRLAAERIHTLKRCFNEREGWRPEDDALPPRVLTESLTAGVAQGTRLTRDELREMIRDYYSAREWEEDGRVSEAKRRALGLSGCAS
- a CDS encoding NTP transferase domain-containing protein — translated: MTGELDKVGSAIVLAGGKSSRMGRPKAMLSFGEEPLVKLVIRGLATLFPDIVLVAAHGQELPELPVTLVRDEVAYQGPVGGLCYGLRECRSAAAFVTSCDVPFLSLPLVSHLAARLPGHDVVVPHWEGRLQPLHAVYRRSVLPLLERQLERGELRPVFLFDKVRTLKVEEDEIRALDPDGWSFFNMNTPDDYERALARWRPATEVAARPAAGRCEVELFGVARLRARTGRVSVDLPESATLAHVWSALARKLPVLVGPVLTEAADGLTAGHVCNLNGRDFVRDGSRRVAPGDRVLLMSSDAGG